CCCTGCAGCCCAGGAGATGTTTGGGGTCACCGCAGAACAGGTGCTGGGTAAAAAAACGTTGAAAGATTTGATGCCGGCAGGTGAACATGAACGCATTTTGACTGCCTTAAAAAGTGAGCAGTACGGGGGCAAGGACCGGATCAATATGCTGGAGGCCGTGATGCAGTCCAGCATGGGGCAGCAGATTCCGGTCCGGGTGTCGGCCAGTGTCATGTTTGATGCCGGTGATGACAACGGATTGCTGTTCTGCGTCAGGGATCTGCGCAAGATACGCCGTATGGAGCGGGAGATGGCGGATCAGGAAAAAACATTGCACCAGGACAAAATTATGTCTTTGGGGAAACTTGCTGCCAGCGTCGTGCATGAAATCAATAACCCTTTGTCCGGGATTCTTAATTATTTGAGGCTCATGGCCAAGCTGCTTGACAAAGGTCAGATCGTTGAAAAACAGGATAAATTCTCAAGTTTTTTGGATATTGCCATCTCTGAAATCAGCCGGTGTTCAGACATTCTTTCCAATCTTTTGACCTTTTCAAGAAAATCTCCTATTTCTTATGGCCCGGTCCAGGTCAAAGACCTGGTGGAGCGGTGTGTAAAGATAAGCGGCCACAAATTCGAACTCCAGAATATCGAACTGTATGTGGATATTGAAGATCGTATTCCAGACATTTTGGCGGATGTTAACCAGATTCAGCAGAGCCTGATTAACCTTATGTTCAATGCCATGGATGCAATGGACGGCCCGGGGCAGGTGTGGCTTTTTGCAGGGTTTGATCCGGGCAAACAACAGGTCTTTATCCAAGTGAAAGATTCGGGCAAAGGCATCAGCCAAAAGGATCTGCCTCATATATTTGAACCTTTTTTCACCACCAAAGATGAAGGGCATGGGGTGGGTTTGGGTCTTTCCACCGTATACGGCATCATGCGCAGTCACGGTGGTGATATCCGGGTGGCGGACACCTCGGAAAAGGGCACCTGCTTTGTCCTTGAGTTTAACAAGCTTGTTTAGGCAATTGAAAAAAGGTCTTGCCTGCGGGTTGCTCCGGGTGTTAGGCCTTTCTGACTGCCAGACAGGTACCCTTGCCCAGGAGATTGAGGCCAAAGAACAGGTGCTTGATGAACAGCGCAGGGAATACCGGCAGTTGTTTGAGTCGGTGCCCTGTCTGATCACGGTTCAAAATGAAGCCCTTGAACTGATTCAGTTCAACAGGGCGTTTGAGGAACACTTCAATCCCAGGATCGGGGATTTATGCTATCACGCATATAAAAACAGGTCCAAACCCTGCGCCAACTGTCCTGTCTTAGAGACCTTCAAGGACGGCAAACCCCATACCAGCCAACAAAGCGGTGTCACAAAAAACGGACAAGTCTGCTATTGGACATTGAGAACCGCGCCCATCACCGGGGCTGACGGCAGGGTCAAGGCGGTGATGGAGATCGCTGTGGATATCACCGAACAGATTATAGTCGAGCAGCAACTGATTCAGGCAGGTAAAATGGCGACCTTGGGAGAAATGGCCACCGGTGTTGCCCATGAATTGAATCAGCCTTTGTCTGTGATCAAAAGTGCTTCTAATTATATCATGCGCAAGGTCAAGGCCAATGAATCGATTCCGGATGAGATCATGACCACCATGACCGAGGAGATTGACGGCCAGGTGAACCGGGCCGAAAAAATTATCAATCATCTGCGCGAATTCGGCAGAAAGTCTGATGCCGGAAAGAAAAAAGCCAATGTGAACAGGGCCATTGTCAAGGCCTTTGATATGTTCAAAGAACAGCTTAAATTGCGGCAGATTGAGGTGGTTCAGAATTTATATAATGAGTTGCCTTTGATACTGGCCGATGAGAACCGCCTGGAACAGGTGTTCATCAACCTGTTAATCAATGCCCGGGACGCCATTGAAGAACGGTTTGAGCAAGAAGACCAGGCAGGTGAGCGCGCCAAAAAAATATTTTTAACCACACGGACTTTCGACAAATGTGTAATTATTGAAATTGAAGATACGGGTACCGGTATCCCCCCCGCTGTTGCAGATAAAATATTTGAACCCTTTTTTACCACCAAAGAGCCGGGCAAAGGTACCGGTCTTGGCTTGTCAATCGGCTACGGCATTATCAAAGATTACGGCGGAACCATCACCGTTGACAAGGGCCGGATGAATGGGGCCTTGTTTACCATCCAGTTTCCTTTTATCTCCCAAACCGATTAAAATTTATTTCTTTTGATGTCAAATATTTCAGGGTTAATTCCTGATTGACAGATATGTAATTATACGTAAACAAAATTGTGATTTA
This window of the uncultured Desulfobacter sp. genome carries:
- a CDS encoding response regulator — encoded protein: MAPQTEWKIVLIDDEPGIRKVTAIILEDWGYQVVTAENGEAGLKACAAFLPHIVITDIKMPGMDGLCVLETIGNDYPDMVVIVMTAFGDVDTAIRALQLDASDFITKPVNDQALGLALERAKKRYTSAKKIREYTRRLETGWSSATETLMKKYRFQEQIINRSMNGIIACGMDDFIRIINPAAQEMFGVTAEQVLGKKTLKDLMPAGEHERILTALKSEQYGGKDRINMLEAVMQSSMGQQIPVRVSASVMFDAGDDNGLLFCVRDLRKIRRMEREMADQEKTLHQDKIMSLGKLAASVVHEINNPLSGILNYLRLMAKLLDKGQIVEKQDKFSSFLDIAISEISRCSDILSNLLTFSRKSPISYGPVQVKDLVERCVKISGHKFELQNIELYVDIEDRIPDILADVNQIQQSLINLMFNAMDAMDGPGQVWLFAGFDPGKQQVFIQVKDSGKGISQKDLPHIFEPFFTTKDEGHGVGLGLSTVYGIMRSHGGDIRVADTSEKGTCFVLEFNKLV
- a CDS encoding ATP-binding protein, with protein sequence MSLTSLFRQLKKGLACGLLRVLGLSDCQTGTLAQEIEAKEQVLDEQRREYRQLFESVPCLITVQNEALELIQFNRAFEEHFNPRIGDLCYHAYKNRSKPCANCPVLETFKDGKPHTSQQSGVTKNGQVCYWTLRTAPITGADGRVKAVMEIAVDITEQIIVEQQLIQAGKMATLGEMATGVAHELNQPLSVIKSASNYIMRKVKANESIPDEIMTTMTEEIDGQVNRAEKIINHLREFGRKSDAGKKKANVNRAIVKAFDMFKEQLKLRQIEVVQNLYNELPLILADENRLEQVFINLLINARDAIEERFEQEDQAGERAKKIFLTTRTFDKCVIIEIEDTGTGIPPAVADKIFEPFFTTKEPGKGTGLGLSIGYGIIKDYGGTITVDKGRMNGALFTIQFPFISQTD